One window from the genome of Methyloradius palustris encodes:
- a CDS encoding ATP-binding protein translates to MGRLFWKIFIGLSLTFLIVSAVIGGMVYLHEHSAKTDEGFMHDKRADFLVGVTANALEYGGEDGAKALFKQWPERRGATVLVVDADGNDLIGRAVPQGSLAEAVDALVEGDQAASVRKVKTPAGNDYILFSPMTADVPPHLRKGPPPPPIFPVLLLQAFGALFTSFLFSAGFAVYLSRPIRYLRQTSRRLAEGHLDARVTPLLAKRNDEMAELGQDFDFMATRLQTLLNAQRQLLHDVSHELRSPVARMRLAVGLAQQQPEKLEAALSRIERETERLDELLGQILTLSRLQTDMSQEVKETISLNELIEDILQDVNFEAQAVGSKVIFKSNAEASVEGHYELLHRALENVIRNAVKYSPEGESVEVSLDKNDHNLITIQVHDHGPGIPETELEAVFEPFYRVTRQHKTEITGHGLGLAIAKRAIEKHKGQVTLSNASQGGLIVKISLHK, encoded by the coding sequence ATGGGCCGTTTATTCTGGAAAATATTTATTGGGCTCTCACTGACTTTTTTAATCGTCAGTGCGGTCATCGGTGGCATGGTCTATCTGCATGAACATAGTGCCAAAACCGATGAAGGATTTATGCATGATAAGCGCGCCGATTTTCTGGTGGGCGTTACTGCCAACGCGCTTGAATATGGCGGGGAAGATGGCGCCAAAGCGCTATTCAAACAGTGGCCGGAGCGCCGAGGCGCTACGGTATTGGTGGTAGATGCCGATGGCAATGACTTGATCGGCAGAGCCGTGCCACAAGGCAGTCTGGCAGAAGCGGTTGATGCACTGGTGGAAGGCGACCAGGCAGCCAGTGTGCGCAAGGTGAAAACTCCCGCTGGCAATGATTACATTCTGTTTTCGCCGATGACGGCTGATGTTCCGCCCCATTTGAGAAAAGGCCCGCCGCCACCGCCCATTTTCCCTGTGTTACTCCTCCAGGCATTCGGTGCTTTATTTACCAGCTTTCTTTTCAGTGCGGGTTTTGCGGTCTATTTGAGCCGCCCGATTCGCTATTTACGCCAGACCAGCCGCCGACTAGCGGAAGGCCATCTGGATGCGCGCGTCACGCCGTTACTCGCCAAGCGCAATGATGAAATGGCCGAGCTGGGGCAAGATTTCGACTTTATGGCCACACGGCTGCAAACCTTGCTCAACGCTCAACGACAACTGTTGCACGATGTTTCGCATGAGTTACGTTCGCCTGTAGCCCGTATGCGGCTCGCAGTCGGCCTTGCCCAGCAACAGCCAGAAAAGCTTGAAGCTGCATTAAGCCGTATTGAGCGCGAAACCGAAAGGCTGGATGAACTACTCGGCCAAATACTCACGCTCTCACGCTTGCAAACTGATATGAGCCAAGAGGTTAAAGAAACCATTAGCCTCAATGAGCTGATCGAAGATATTTTGCAGGATGTGAATTTCGAGGCGCAGGCAGTGGGTAGCAAGGTCATATTCAAATCGAATGCCGAAGCGAGTGTAGAAGGCCACTATGAATTATTGCACCGCGCGCTGGAGAACGTCATCCGTAATGCCGTGAAATACAGCCCAGAGGGTGAGTCTGTAGAAGTGTCTCTGGATAAAAATGACCACAACCTGATCACTATACAAGTACATGATCACGGTCCCGGAATCCCAGAAACTGAGTTGGAGGCAGTCTTTGAGCCGTTTTACAGAGTCACTCGCCAACACAAAACAGAGATCACTGGTCACGGCTTAGGCCTAGCGATTGCCAAGCGTGCGATTGAGAAACATAAAGGGCAAGTCACGCTTAGTAACGCGTCACAGGGCGGGCTAATCGTTAAAATCAGCCTACATAAATAA